The Malus sylvestris chromosome 12, drMalSylv7.2, whole genome shotgun sequence genome contains a region encoding:
- the LOC126593335 gene encoding probable E3 ubiquitin-protein ligase RHG1A isoform X1, whose protein sequence is MGHRHQFTTSHVFESENEQNWNHMNTEQPFGHLGWEGSGENSSFFYPVENMCIDGMPFASNWNPAPRSYGYSSMNHNVDVPHFQPDASGPSHDPFQHPVSAGTFGMASGNYAHHAPSSSYDQCPFLGVEGGFVDLTMSNGRGPHKRKSPGIPSVSERGSTSRHYSAGSSSSELPRSAELQHEKVNMDTSHMPWDHISMIPSYRGNGLSIRGDGSMRNVRSRSEHDLESNLARTHLSSNPLHTSYPTSLPIDHSSTIDLSGQGSTGLTNEWNHISVAPHGRVMAPDTSGFGHDPNHFLLGSSGNASVDNGLYHHDFMSSRSTAVPQSYPGALAQTVRGVRSTYSQRSPPAFRASSSNLRLGHASHSDEGLQPMPENYPRHPRPVASVGWRHNDRSGRLRMSNNRYRVPEESALQDRFSSEGFMAVDRPAFPGSRNMLDHHRDMRLDIDNMSYEELLALSERIGNVSTGLSEDLIPKCLTETIYCSSDQIQDEGSCAICLEEYNDRDDVGALKSCGHDYHVSCIKKWLSMKNSCPICKGCALPDNMKEK, encoded by the exons ATGGGGCATAGACATCAGTTCACCACATCTCATGTTTTTGAGAGTGAAAATGAGCAGAATTGGAATCATATGAACACAGAACAACCTTTTGGGCATTTGG GCTGGGAGGGCTCTGGGGAGAACAGTTCTTTCTTTTATCCTGTAGAAAACATGTGTATAGATGGAATGCCTTTTGCTTCAAATTGGAACCCGGCTCCGAGGTCATACGGGTACTCTTCCATGAACCACAATGTTGATGTACCGCATTTTCAACCTGATGCTTCAGGTCCATCTCATGACCCTTTTCAGCATCCAGTAAGTGCTGGTACCTTTGGCATGGCCAGTGGGAACTATGCTCACCATGCACCTTCTTCTAGTTATGACCAGTGTCCATTCCTTGGTGTTGAGGGTGGTTTTGTTGATCTCACAATGAGCAACGGAAGGGGTCCTCATAAGAGAAAAAGCCCAGGGATCCCTTCTGTATCTGAGAGAGGAAGCACCAGCAGACACTATAGTGCTGGAAGTAGTTCCTCTGAGCTCCCTAGGTCTGCAGAATTACAGCATGAGAAAGTAAACATGGATACCTCACACATGCCTTGGGATCACATCTCTATGATCCCTAGCTATAGAGGGAATGGACTCTCAATTAGGGGTGACGGATCCATGAGAAATGTGAGAAGCCGGTCTGAACATGATTTGGAGTCCAATCTAGCTAGGACACATTTATCGAGCAATCCTTTGCATACTTCTTATCCTACAAGTCTCCCTATTGACCATTCTAGTACGATCGATCTCTCTGGTCAGGGTTCTACTGGTTTGACCAATGAGTGGAACCATATTAGTGTGGCTCCTCATGGAAGGGTTATGGCTCCAG ATACAAGTGGTTTTGGTCATGATCCCAACCACTTCCTTTTGGGAAGTAGTGGTAATGCTTCTGTGGATAATGGGTTATACCATCATGATTTCATGTCGAGCAGAAGTACTGCTGTTCCTCAAAGTTATCCTGGTGCCTTAGCCCAAACTGTAAGGGGTGTTCGCAGTACCTATTCTCAAAGATCTCCCCCAGCCTTCAGGGCTTCTTCAAGCAACTTGCGATTGGGACATGCATCACATTCAGATGAAGGATTGCAGCCGATGCCAGAAAATTACCCAAGACATCCTAGGCCAGTGGCCTCTGTTGGGTGGCGTCATAATGACAGGAGTGGTAGGTTGAGGATGTCTAATAATAGATACCGAGTCCCTGAAGAGTCTGCTCTCCAGGACCGGTTTTCGTCTGAG GGATTTATGGCTGTGGATCGCCCAGCTTTTCCTGGGTCGAGGAATATGCTTGATCATCATAGAGACATGAGGCTGGACATAGACAACATGAGTTATGAG GAACTCCTCGCACTAAGCGAAAGGATTGGGAATGTCAGCACAGGCTTGTCTGAAGATTTGATACCGAAGTGTTTAACAGAAACAATATATTGTTCATCAGATCAAATCCAGGATGAAGGTTCATGTGCAATTTGCTTG GAAGAGTACAATGACAGGGATGATGTTGGTGCATTGAAAAGTTGCGGTCACGATTACCATGTGAGCTGCATCAAGAAGTGGTTGTCAATGAAAAATTCTTGTCCAATCTGCAAAGGTTGTGCTCTTCCTGATAATATGAAGGAGAAATAA
- the LOC126593335 gene encoding uncharacterized protein LOC126593335 isoform X2, protein MGHRHQFTTSHVFESENEQNWNHMNTEQPFGHLGWEGSGENSSFFYPVENMCIDGMPFASNWNPAPRSYGYSSMNHNVDVPHFQPDASGPSHDPFQHPVSAGTFGMASGNYAHHAPSSSYDQCPFLGVEGGFVDLTMSNGRGPHKRKSPGIPSVSERGSTSRHYSAGSSSSELPRSAELQHEKVNMDTSHMPWDHISMIPSYRGNGLSIRGDGSMRNVRSRSEHDLESNLARTHLSSNPLHTSYPTSLPIDHSSTIDLSGQGSTGLTNEWNHISVAPHGRVMAPDTSGFGHDPNHFLLGSSGNASVDNGLYHHDFMSSRSTAVPQSYPGALAQTVRGVRSTYSQRSPPAFRASSSNLRLGHASHSDEGLQPMPENYPRHPRPVASVGWRHNDRSGRLRMSNNRYRVPEESALQDRFSSEVSQLLFIYHCRDLWLWIAQLFLGRGICLIIIET, encoded by the exons ATGGGGCATAGACATCAGTTCACCACATCTCATGTTTTTGAGAGTGAAAATGAGCAGAATTGGAATCATATGAACACAGAACAACCTTTTGGGCATTTGG GCTGGGAGGGCTCTGGGGAGAACAGTTCTTTCTTTTATCCTGTAGAAAACATGTGTATAGATGGAATGCCTTTTGCTTCAAATTGGAACCCGGCTCCGAGGTCATACGGGTACTCTTCCATGAACCACAATGTTGATGTACCGCATTTTCAACCTGATGCTTCAGGTCCATCTCATGACCCTTTTCAGCATCCAGTAAGTGCTGGTACCTTTGGCATGGCCAGTGGGAACTATGCTCACCATGCACCTTCTTCTAGTTATGACCAGTGTCCATTCCTTGGTGTTGAGGGTGGTTTTGTTGATCTCACAATGAGCAACGGAAGGGGTCCTCATAAGAGAAAAAGCCCAGGGATCCCTTCTGTATCTGAGAGAGGAAGCACCAGCAGACACTATAGTGCTGGAAGTAGTTCCTCTGAGCTCCCTAGGTCTGCAGAATTACAGCATGAGAAAGTAAACATGGATACCTCACACATGCCTTGGGATCACATCTCTATGATCCCTAGCTATAGAGGGAATGGACTCTCAATTAGGGGTGACGGATCCATGAGAAATGTGAGAAGCCGGTCTGAACATGATTTGGAGTCCAATCTAGCTAGGACACATTTATCGAGCAATCCTTTGCATACTTCTTATCCTACAAGTCTCCCTATTGACCATTCTAGTACGATCGATCTCTCTGGTCAGGGTTCTACTGGTTTGACCAATGAGTGGAACCATATTAGTGTGGCTCCTCATGGAAGGGTTATGGCTCCAG ATACAAGTGGTTTTGGTCATGATCCCAACCACTTCCTTTTGGGAAGTAGTGGTAATGCTTCTGTGGATAATGGGTTATACCATCATGATTTCATGTCGAGCAGAAGTACTGCTGTTCCTCAAAGTTATCCTGGTGCCTTAGCCCAAACTGTAAGGGGTGTTCGCAGTACCTATTCTCAAAGATCTCCCCCAGCCTTCAGGGCTTCTTCAAGCAACTTGCGATTGGGACATGCATCACATTCAGATGAAGGATTGCAGCCGATGCCAGAAAATTACCCAAGACATCCTAGGCCAGTGGCCTCTGTTGGGTGGCGTCATAATGACAGGAGTGGTAGGTTGAGGATGTCTAATAATAGATACCGAGTCCCTGAAGAGTCTGCTCTCCAGGACCGGTTTTCGTCTGAG GTGAGCCAATTGTTGTTCATTTACCACTGCAGGGATTTATGGCTGTGGATCGCCCAGCTTTTCCTGGGTCGAGGAATATGCTTGATCATCATAGAGACATGA